A stretch of DNA from Eschrichtius robustus isolate mEscRob2 chromosome 12, mEscRob2.pri, whole genome shotgun sequence:
CAGACCCTAGGTACTTCTCACCCAGCCTCAACATCAACATTGGCCAAATTTATCTATACCTCTTCTACCTTGATTATTGCCTTGATTATTGTCAAGCAAATCATATCATTTCCTCTCTCAACATTTTAATATACATCTATTTTAAAACCTAATTGTGATGCCATGATTACTCCCCCAACAAACAGCATTTAACAttgatgactttttaaatttatttattccacaTACATTTGTTGAGTTTACAATGCGCCAGATGCTgttctgtgcactgggaatatacttggagaacaaaacagacaagattCTTTGCTCTCATGGAATTTACATTTGACCCTGGGATAGACAATAAATCAGATAAATAAGTATCATATGTAATATGTAAGATGGCGAGAAGAACAATAAAGCAAGAATAAGGATTATCATGGGGAGTTGAAATTTAGATAAGGTGACCAATGATGACGGCAGTAAGGAGGTAGTTATTTCAGCAAAGAGTTGTGAGGAAGAAGTTGTGGAAAGAGAGAGCAAGAGTCTTCCCTGATgagtgccgcagtggttaagaatccacctgccaaggcaaggaacgcgggttcgagccctggtctgggaaaatcccacatgccgcggagcaactaaacccatgtgccactactactgagcctgcgctcttgagcccgcgtgctgcaacttactgagctcgcgtgccgcaactactgaagcccgcacgcctagagcccgtgctccgcaacaagagaagccactgcaatgagaagcccacgcaccgcaacgaagaggagcccccgctcgccgcaactagagaaagcccgcatgcagcaacaaagacccaacgcagccaaaaatcaatcaataaataaattctaaaaaaaaaaaaagagagagaaggaggaatgtTGAGGTGCCAGGGTGGCTATGTGGAGTGGAGTGGGCTGGGCACTGTAGGAGGAAATAATGGCAGAGAAATGAAAGGAAGCCAGATCATGCAAGGGCTTGTAAGTCACGGTAAGGAATTAGGCTTTTGCTCTGAGTGAGATGGAAGGTCTTGAGAGGAGTTGCACATAGGAGTTTTGTGTCCCTCTCTCTCATTTAAtcaggttctgctttattttcaggTGGCCTCAGTTGTGCTCCAGCACAAAAATCAAGgcctagttttctttattttgtgctATTCAAACCTTGAAAATAGAAGCTGACCTGGAGGATTTATAGttagggagaaaagagaaaatcatttataaaatataaacatttgggGTTAAAGGTGACTCATAGCATAGTACTTCAATTTACTAGTTTTATGGCCACAAGCAAATTGTTTACCCTCAGGTAACAAACGATTTATTTGAATTGAAAATCAAATGTCTTCAGGAACCAGGCAAGGGGTTTTTGTATCAGGAACAGTGGTGAGCTATCCAGCTTTATATCACTGGGTCAGTCACTAGTGACCTTCTGGCTGAATGCAAGCCCCCTGAGTTGCAAGGTCCATGTAGCACTCTTGGTCTTTATTATGTCATTTGCCAAGTAGAGATGTTAACAATACCGGCCTTGGGAACTGTCCAGGTGGTAAGAGATTCATGATTTTATCAATTCAAAGTCTGTAATTTAGTGCCTATAtggattatttaatttaatcctcacaataactctgtGGGTTGGGGGGCCATTATCAGCTCAAACATGATGATGAAGAAATGGAAGCATAGTGAGGGGAACTACCTCTCACAGGGGTTCATTTGGATAAACCTGTCATGGACTTTATCTCCAGCACTAGAGAATGCATGGACATTTTGTGTTATGTGCATATGTCCATTTtacttcatccatccatccattcatcaaaAACtttttgagtgcttattatgtgctcAACAATGTTCTAGGCGCTGGAAAGAGCAATGCATAACATGGCAAAGATCCTACTGTGCAGAGCTCACCAACGATTCTTgtgggagacagaaaataaagataaacagTCTTTTGGTAGGTAAAGAGGattaagaaaacacaaagaaaacagacCAAGGGGATTAAGGACTGCCACAGAGTGGGAGATGGGTGGTGGATAGTTGTCATTTTAAATAAGATGGGTGGGGAAAGCTTCACAACTGAGATGAGACATGAAAGACAGTGTCATGAAGCTTGGAAAGGAGAGGGGTCTTCATACATCTGTAAGAAGATCATTCCACAGAGAAGAAACCGTGATTGTGAAGGTCCTATGTTGGGAGCATCACTTGGAATGATGGTCGAAGGTCTGATAACCAACTAGATAGAACCAggttcctcttctgttttctcaagCTGGAGTTTCAAGTCTCAAGCTCAGCAgtgattttacacatttttttttttttttcccccagaagtaTTGTTCTAGTTTCCTGAGCACACCCAATTCAGATGGTAAACTGAGGCCGGGGCAGGAAGAGATGAGTACTAATCCCAGGGAGGACTGCCAGCCTGATTCAAGGATACCAGTCATTAAGGAAAGACTATTAATTAtttgataatttatttaaaataaaaagtaagataTTTTGAGGTTCCAAATAATCACCATCATCGTTTTACTTTTCagaaaaaagagaatccaaatgtaaTATTTCTAAAAAGGCTTTATACACTGTAACAAGTAAATTTTCTGAGATTACATTGGATAATTATGGATAAGtccccaaatataaataaaactgcttATCTGTTGGATCATGGCTAATAGAACTCTATATTAAAACCTTCAAAATAGTGATGATTTGATGGCCAAacccatgattttaaaaataaaacaaaattaaaatatttatttatgataaaGGTGTTACATGTTCTCAACTGCAGATCTTGAGCTATAGCTGTGTCTTGGCACAGAACTAAGAGATCACATCTCTTCTGAACCCTTCCTATTGGGAGAGACTGCAGTCCAAATGCAGGGATTTTCATTATGGTGTGTAAACTAttaattactttcatttttaataagtaGTGTTCAAGGAAGGAATGGAAAACTGGTGTCCTTCAGGTTTTGCCAGATAACTATGAAACTGTCGGGGAGGAAGAAAATGTCCTCTATCCTTTGCCAACTAAAGAATGTAGCTAGCCATCTGGTTCTACAAGGTTTGAGATCCAGCAACAAGTAACATAACTTCCTTTTAGAAAATAGAGATTGGGACCCTTCCTTGGTGGAGGGTGTATTAAGATAAACCCCCAAACCTTGTGGAcgaagaatgtcacctgccatatcagtaaactaAGGATGTGgcggccatcaagccatcagcccctGCAACCGCCccaactgtgcaccctgaggggcttcaggatggagaaaaacaggatactggccctagatagttaagctACAtatatatcaaaggaatgatttcagtgagcccagactcttgcatcttcccagatATAGAAAagggctaaattcattaacttgagatggctgttttctttaacagtaatcttttgacgtTCCAACTACTTgttttttttgtgttgtttttttttttttttgtttcgtttttgttttttttcaaaaactcctatatatcctggctcctcctttacctcttcaggaccagtccctcagagctatctgagaggctgtctcctgggcttaagtcctccaTATACCTGCTGAAtataacataattctcaacttttaggttattattattattattttttcaattgaCAACCTTACAGCTTATTGCAAGTTTATTCTCTGCTTTTATGAGGTCCAAAAAGGGTGTTCTAGATCAGCAGGTAGCTCTTTCTTCCAAGCAGTGGTTCTGGAGCCCAGGTGTCTCAATCATCCTAAACATTGCTTtcacatgttaaaaaataaaattcagtggagtaaattttaaagatcttattggctttgttcagtgattcatgaatcaggcagcatccagtCTAGCAGATAGAAGAGAGCTgtgaggagctgtacaaaataaaagatttttctaggcagaagggagcaggaacagGGAAGTTACACTAGGAAAAAAAGTGGGTAGCTTATTGCAAGGTTGCTTTCCTTTAGGGTTTGGCAGGGGTCTGGCCGGCTGATTACCTAACTGGTGCTGATCAGGCAATTCCTGATTGACTAGTTTAAGATTTCATTTCTGGGGAAGccaaaactgtaattaagtctTGGTGTGATGACATAACTCTATTTTGGGCCTGTTGTGTTTCTAAAACACTTTTGTCTTGGGAGGGGAAAGAGCTTGGAAAGTCTTCGTGGGAGGTTATTATGCCCCAGACCTGAAAATGTCAAACTACTTTTATTTACATTCCATTGTTAGGAACTCAGCTATGTGGCCTAAGATGGCCACACCCAActacaagggaagctgggaaacaaGGTCTCTGAGGGCTCAGGAAGAAGAGGTTAACAGCCAGTGTGCCTCTACCTCTGAAGGTTTATAGAGTTTATCTGTGCAGAACTGGGGCCCTGAAGTTAGTATCATGTATCTGTCACCTCAGATATCCACACTTGCTCTAATTCTCTTTCCAGAAAACCTGTGTTTCTTCTAAAATCACTATGCACAAGTCCTCTGTTCTTTCCTGATAGTGGTAGACAGAGCATTGAAACAACAGAGTTCTGGGGTAGTCCCAACACTAAATATGCTTGAGCAAGTCACCTGTAAGAGTTACTGTATTATCTCTACAGATGGGGAAGCATGCTGAATGATTCTGCATAATGCCCAAGGTCACCTGGCTAGTAAATGGTGACAACAAATTTCAGCCCAGGTAGTGAGCCTCAAAGCCCTTCAATTTTAAGCATACTTCATTACTGttctatatttgtatacattattATTTGCTCTATAGGACAATGTTATATGTCCTAGGTAACAGGGACCATATCTTATTAAGAATGATAACTAGAATGACATGTGAGAAATTACCTTAATGCAGTGGTAGCCTCCAAATACACTACCAGGCAGGCCATTTCCAAGGTTATAGCACATAAAGTCTCACAGACCGATTTAAGTTCCCTGAGTAATTTTATTgaatcaattttaaatatatagcaAGAAACAAGGGAAAAGATACTGGACAAATGAACACATTTCAGATAGGTTGCAAAAGATCAGTTGAATCCTTGGTTTCACTTTTCATGTGaaacctccccttcctcctcctctcccttatcctccccctccctctctcctatctctctctgaccctcctctctccctctctctcctctcactccCTGCCTTCCTTTGAATTTCTTCTCTGCTGAGAACTAGGTTGGACTTTGAGCAAAGGGATCCAGCAGATGGAAGTGATTTGGAGCCAACACATGCTTGCTCTGTTGGAGAGATGCAGGGCTGAGTATACAGCCTCCCATCTAGGGAGGTCACCAGTGACATACCAAGCAAACATGTCTTTTATGTGCATGTTGTCTGTAGAGGGCAAATGGTACCAAAATGGGAGTCACCAATGGGTGGTCAGTTTAAGAACTCATAAATATTGGGTACTTCATAAATACTTAGTGTCTTACAAATACTTGGCACTTCTTGGTTCTTTCATCACTTTCTATATCCATGTAGCACACACAAGCTCTACTTTCTCTATGTCTAACATCTCACGAGGTACTAACTTAATGAGTTACAGTAAATACAGCTTCTGAATTTTGTATCTCATAAATGCCTTGCTTACCTATCCAACATTTCTTATATGTTTCCTACTTATGAATTACctaattaatatttatgaatttcATCCATCCAGTTTGTTCTTGGTAGGCTCTCCATAGTAGAATTCAATAGAAGATATTTGAGAATATTCTCAAATAATAGAGCGAACATACCTTATACATAGAAAGGGATGAGTTCCCTAAGGAGAGTGGAGCGCCCATTCCAGGCCTGAGCCACATATAGAGAAAAAGACTTTAATTTTGCTTAACCACTGACTATTATAGGCTGTCTGTCACTTCTAGGGGTATCTAATACTAAGTCATACAggtacacattaaaaaaagaaaaaaatcttattaagGAGAATCTTTAAGAGGAATAATGGACAAGATTTGTTAGTATAGTATTCCTTTCTACATTTCAGTAAGATCCTACATTTCAGTAAGTCACAGCACTAGGACCAATACAAAATTCTTGTGGACCAATGATAAAACATGGTCAcctgaaaatgtaaatatataacatCTGTTGTTAACCATAGTCCTTAAATACAAACTTGAACTCTGCACATTTTTGtgattcctttctctcctttactGTCTCCTCTTCCCTTGCCATCTCTTTTACTCCACCTCCTTTCCAGAATTGCCTCCagggaaattaaaaatttaaggtTAAGTCAGTTCAGCTTTTGGCAATGCTAAAGTGACGTTTAGACTGATGCTTCCCTTCTGTTCGTTTGGGTACTGTCTAAATATTCATTTTAGACTATGAGCCCTGTGAGGAGAGAGATTGTTTCTATCCTGCTCATTGCTCTGTCCCTAGTACCTGTCACTTTTTGAAACTTAATAGGCTctcaattaatgaatgaataaaatcagggggcttcccgggtggcgcagtggttgagaatctgcctgccaatgcaggggacacgggttcgagccctggtccgggaagatcccacatgccgcggagcaactgggcccgtgagccacaactactgagcctgcgcgtctggagcctgtgctccgcaacgagaggccgcgatagtgagaggcccgcgcaccgcgatgaagagtggcccccacttgccacaactagagaaagccctcgcacagaaacgaagacccaacacagccataaataaataaattaatttaaaaaaaaacaacaaactggtgaatttaaaaaaaaataaaaataaaatcagagtccTAGTTTTTCAACTCAAGAGTTCATTTAGAGAAGAATCTTGGGCACACTCAGATCTATGATCTCACAATACTCTGCAACTCCCCCGCACCCTCCCCAATCCAGCAGAGAAATGGCCACGAGTGGACTTATCAAAAGTGAGAACAGCAAGAACTCTGATCGACATTGCAGGTAGCCTGTCGTGTATGATCCTTAGTCTCagggtattttaaaaatctgtagctGAAATTGTATTGTTGCTAATTACAATCAACCTTAAGGAAAGACTGACTAACCAACTCACTGGGCTGCCAGCCAAGGACTCTACCCAAAAATAAAGAGGTTTTATTTTCAGGCTACTTGAGGTTTCTTACCCCTTCCTTTTCTCTATTACGTGAGTAACTAAAGATTTCACAATTATTTGATGGTCCGACTAGTAAAATTCTTAATAGCTCAGCAAGTAAAACTGACTTCTCAGTTCTTTTAATATAAAACTGTTTCTCTGCTCTGTGCTTGCTAAAATTATTTCTGCTCAGTAAAAATAGCCCTATTTCTGAAGAAATTATAATGGTAAAGATGCTTATTAGTCAATTTTCAAATCTGGCCTTCTCTCTAGAAACGAATACTATGTAGCATTAGAGCCCCTTTTGAAAATGTGAGTGGCTCTGAAAAGAGCCTTTGGGTTTAACAGCACCTGGAAACATTTACTTGGAGCTGGTGTACTTGGTGACAGCCTTGGTACCCTCGGACACAGCGTGCTTGGCCAGCTCCCCGGGCAGCAGAAGGCGCACGGCCGTCTGGATCTCCCTGGAGGTGATGGTCGAGCGTTTGTTGTAATGCGCCAGGCGCGACGCCTCGCCCGCGATGCGCTCAAAGATGTCATTGACGAACGAGTTCATGATGCCCATGGCCTTGGACGAGATGCCAGTGTCCGGGTGCACCTGTTTCAGCACCTTGTACACGTACACGGAGTAGCTCTCCTTGCGGCTGCGCTTGCGCTTCTTACCGTCCTTCTTTTGCGCCTTGGTCACCGCCTTCTTAGAACCCTTCTTGGAAGCAGGAGCAGATTTAGCCAGCTCAGGCATGGTGTAAAGTTATCAAACAGACAAAAGCTGACAACACCTATTACAATGTTGGCCTATTTTTGTAGGGCTTCTATGCAAATAGGTGCTTAATCTATCTCAATTCCTGATTGGGTCAAATCAGCCAGTAGAAACATTTTATGCAAATAAGGTGATTTCAAATCTGCTTTTTGATTGGTTGTTTAACTGGAACTAACACTAgatatccccacccccaccatcagAAAAAATATCGTTTTCAAAATAGTGCAAAAAATTAATGTCTTGTCCGGAAGTATCTACTTGTGAGCCTTGTTTCTCTCTAGATCCGGACCTAAAGAGACAAACGCCCGATACAAATTTATGACTAGTTTTCTGCCAAAATTCAGTTACCGGGTTAGTGATTCTAGAAAACAGAACATAGAAATtagctaaatatataaatattttcaaaattatgccATTGGCATTCCCAATTCGGCTTGATCAAAGTCGTCAACACTTAAGCTTTACCAAGAATTAAGGATCGTCACATTTCAACGGCGGTAGTATTTTCATGTTTCCTAGGAACAGTGTCTGGAAGTGATGCCAGCGTTTGTTGGAGGGCTGGGAATTATGTAATATGGTGCTTGCATTGCTAAAATAAAACGTTATTCAAAATCAGAACCTTTGATAAGTGACGAAACTGAACTCGATCAATTACATTCAAAACCGGAGTTTTTGAAAGGGCTCAGAACTCTGGAACGTTCATTTTCGTCTCTTCCCAAACTTAATTCCGAACAAGGGGattaaaacaaaaccaattaaggtatatataaaacatgtaaCATATAGGGTGAATAAATGGCGGAGGACTTTAAGCGAGAAAATATAGAGCATACTGCAACAGATCTAGATTTTCTAAAGTGAGACCTGGTATCCAATCACAAGGCTTATCCAGTTACTTAATTCATGGCGCGGAATTTGAAGATTCGGACCAATCAGGAGGACTTCGCCTTTATAAATAAGAGCAAGAACAGCACGGTTTGTAGTTGTAGCAGTGTTTGCAATCTCTCATTATGGCTCGTACTAAGCAGACTGCTCGCAAGTCCACCGGTGGTAAGGCGCCGCGCAAGCAGCTGGCCACCAAGGCAGCCCGGAAGAGCGCACCGGCCACAGGCGGCGTGAAGAAGCCGCACCGCTACCGGCCCGGCACGGTGGCCCTGCGCGAGATCCGCCGCTACCAGAAGTCCACGGAGCTGCTGATCCGCAAGCTGCCGTTCCAGCGCCTGGTGCGCGAGATCGCGCAGGACTTCAAGACCGACCTGCGCTTCCAGAGCTCGGCCGTCATGGCGCTGCAGGAGGCGTGCGAGGCCTACCTGGTGGGGCTCTTCGAGGACACCAACCTGTGTGCCATCCACGCCAAGCGCGTCACTATCATGCCCAAGGACATCCAGCTTGCTCGCCGCATCCGCGGGGAGAGGGCGTAAATTGGCTTTCTTAATCGAGTGATAACTAAAACCCAAAGGCTCTTTTCAGAGCCAATCACTTGCTCTATAAAAGGTGCGGTAGTACTTGGTCATTAAGAGCACAAATTTCGCGCACTCCCGAGAGACCTTTGCGGAGAGAGTCTCGGAATTAAGCTCTTTAAAAAGCCTatggtgtttatttttttggggcgggggggttgtgttgggtcttcagtgctgcatgtgggctttctctagttgcggcgagcgggggctactcttcgttgtggtgcgcgggcttctcattgcagtggcttctcttgcagagcacaggctctaggccttaagtagttgcagcacgtggactcagtagttgcagtgcgtgggctcagcagttctggcacacaggcttagttgctccgtggcatgtgggatcttcctggaccagggctcaagcccgtgtcccctgtattggcaggcggtcttaaccactgcaccaccagggaagtcctaaaaagCCTGTTATTTTTAAGTTTCAGTGTAGGAACTGCCTCCACGGCTTTACTTGCACACCTCCGTTTGTCTTATTTTGTGTAGGTTTGGTACATTTAGGCGTGGCTAAACGCTTGGTCCACACCAGGGTGCCCTTGCTCACCAGAATTGTGAGGCCCAGCTCGCTAGCAACCACCAGGACCCTGTTGAGAATGGTCACGGATATACCACGACCACCCCTAAAACGGAGCCAAGGCTTAGGTTATTAGCTTTATCACCAAAGGGAAGACCTTGACAGCTCCTGAGAACTTGGTGGCGGTCTTTACCCACCAGGTCTTCTCTACAAAGGGCCAAAGCAACCAACAGgggcagctgggtgggtctctgagTAGGAAAAAATTGAATGAACTCGAATGCAGGAATCATGAGCCTTTCAGCAGACGCCATTAaaggagtctttttctgttttcctaaatTCCCTATCTTAATCTCTAAATCAAATCTTATGAAAGTACCTCATATTTGTCAGTAAAACATGAAAATCAGCTGTAAGCTTGAGAGTTCTCTATTGCAGAAAATATTGTCTTCGCTTTCTTCTCATCCCTACAAAACAGCAGTGTTATACTATTCTGTATTGAAACGATATTCCCTTCTTGTGGAAGTAACAAATTCTTCACTATTTCTAAACTGGTAGCTGAAGGGAAAAAAGTAAGGAATTTTGTTCTGAAACTATACAGTCTGTTATTTGGAAATGTAGAAAGGTTGTTACTAATTGGGTTACTGTAGACCGTCTGGAAGGATTTTATGTCTATTCAAACACTTCAGCAAATTTCAGTTTCAAGATGGGTGAGGTATCCTTAACTACAAAATTGAGAGCCTTCtattaatttattgttttttaatgggCTGTTTCCCCTTGAGAATCACTAAGGAAAAAGGTCAGGTGGTAAATTTAACAGAAACAAAGCTGTAAATAAATACACAGGCCAAGTTAGCCATTGTAAGTCCTAGAGGTTTTATAAAAGAAATCTTTGTTCTTGGAAGTCTGTCAGGCATTGAGACTCGGGTGCTGAGAACTGGGGAGCCTGCAcccatataaagaaaaaagtttaactATTCATAATTTCAATAATGGAGTGTTAGATATTTGTAACGCTACATAAAGTCATTCCATATTAGAACGTACTTTCCCATATCCTGTACTTTCTTTGAGATTCTAGCACAGTAAGttttttaatgtctgtttctGTCTCACCAGATGGTGGATGTCAAGATATGAGGACCAAGGGGGCACAGAAAACACCTAGTTGTATTATTAAATCCATCAGAACATCTAGAACAGTCCTTTGCCTAAAACAAACCCTCAGGAAATTATTTAGTCAaattggaatttaaaataaaaattattgaacaAACAGGAATTACCATTCAGTTTATTCCTGATTACAGAAGTAAAAGATTGATAGAGTTCATGTAACTTTAATACTATATAGTTTTACCACGTAGAAATAATCAACATTAATTGAGTGGTTGCATTACTGAGTTGGCCAGACGTCATGTATTAGTCTATGAAGTCTccaaaatataaggtaaattcaATAGTTCTCTActaatatacataatttttattctattagttatttacagatgaggaaactgaaactaagTTTTAGTTAAAAAGGATAGAGCCAAAACTTTTCCCCTTTGGCATTGCTATAATAAACAATAGCATCAGTATGATCCTCAACAGTTACCCCTGAGGCTTTATTCCTTGGAAGAGCTGTCATAGGAAGACTGATATGTTTATCTTAATATTTTCATAATACGTTAAAGGAAATGGGTGGATTTTGAAAATGTACAGGATCATATAAAACTGTGTTCTATTATACTACAATTATTACAGCCAAT
This window harbors:
- the LOC137773208 gene encoding histone H2B type 1-L-like: MPELAKSAPASKKGSKKAVTKAQKKDGKKRKRSRKESYSVYVYKVLKQVHPDTGISSKAMGIMNSFVNDIFERIAGEASRLAHYNKRSTITSREIQTAVRLLLPGELAKHAVSEGTKAVTKYTSSK
- the LOC137773434 gene encoding histone H3.1 — protein: MARTKQTARKSTGGKAPRKQLATKAARKSAPATGGVKKPHRYRPGTVALREIRRYQKSTELLIRKLPFQRLVREIAQDFKTDLRFQSSAVMALQEACEAYLVGLFEDTNLCAIHAKRVTIMPKDIQLARRIRGERA